In Engraulis encrasicolus isolate BLACKSEA-1 chromosome 24, IST_EnEncr_1.0, whole genome shotgun sequence, a single genomic region encodes these proteins:
- the fgfbp3 gene encoding fibroblast growth factor-binding protein 3: MRHTSRPASLLLFLLLHILLLLTVSTQAEAKKKTQGPASRSAVPGSGELSTKAGHSCTWATSASTPPSSSDGDGATGPQEDQLVSLQVSCTIPGGETPAQTYECRFAGRPEQCTAYADKANQYWKQVVGKLKKRSNACDGEKVLKTRLCKKGPGAAHVRLVERSGEGEEKDIGGGDIVQEERQNQKKEKKERGRERERERQTETEIIPLAKETELAARRMEREGRQEPLVGARGGHGGGMGEEEGQRADSEVSSYCAEGWHSLCSFFVKFFDG, from the exons ATGCGGCACACCAGCCGAccagcctccctcctcctcttcctcctcctccacatcctcctcctcctgaccgtGTCCACTCAGGCCGAGGCCAAGAAGAAGACGCAGGGTCCCGCCTCGCGCTCCGCCGTCCCGGGCTCTGGAGAGCTGAGCACCAAGGCCGGCCACAGCTGCACCTGGGCCACCTCCGCCTCCACGCCACCCTCCTCCTCTGATGGGGATGGAGCCACAGGACCCCAGGAGGACCAGCTCGTCTCCCTGCAG GTCAGCTGCACCATCCCGGGAGGAGAGACGCCGGCTCAGACCTACGAGTGCCGCTTTGCAGGGCGGCCCGAGCAGTGCACGGCCTACGCTGACAAGGCCAACCAGTACTGGAAACAGGTGGTGGGCAAGCTGAAGAAGAGGAGCAATGCCTGCGACGGGGAGAAG GTGCTGAAGACCAGGCTGTGCAAGAAGGGGCCGGGGGCCGCACACGTCCGACtggtggagaggagcggagaaggggaggagaaagacATCGGCGGTGGGGACATCGTACAGGAGGAACGACAGAaccagaagaaggagaagaaagagagggggagggagagggagcgggagaggcagacggagacagagatCATACCTCTGGCTAAGGAGACGGAGTTGGCTGCccggaggatggagagggaggggaggcaggAGCCACTGGTGGGGGCCCGAGGGGGCCATGGAGGGggcatgggggaggaggagggccagAGGGCAGACTCGGAGGTGTCCAGCTACTGCGCAGAGGGGTGGCACTCGCTCTGTTCCTTCTTCGTCAAGTTCTTCGATGGGTAA